A single region of the Rhinoraja longicauda isolate Sanriku21f chromosome 12, sRhiLon1.1, whole genome shotgun sequence genome encodes:
- the gdf3 gene encoding protein DVR-1, producing MFQRRSRSLSEVDSGEDMCRMDELGVEGDTLRHLPNLGDSNPELESSLSSCVRRQLYFNLSVLETMEELTLAQLELSFLGDPYPFPGVATVCTLSIWSLGEPSSSRQELVALQSFQSLRGSLYFNLTHISRAWRHQHSNQGAFLEIGSTSIRDHQELHPACSRIAQDLRISLLVVTLNREKCKASRRKRSSFQLPLAFSRVCKRRRLHIQFKDVGWQHWVIAPQGYMANYCHGDCPYPLSESLNGTNHAILQTLVHSTDPGQTPQPCCVPIKLSPISMLYYDNNENVVLRHYDDMVVDECGCR from the exons ATGTTCCAGAGGAGATCCCGATCTCTCAGCGAGGTCGATTCTGGAGAGGACATGTGCAGAATGGATGagctgggggtggagggagacacCCTCCGCCATCTCCCTAATTTGG GTGACTCAAACCCCGAGCTGGAATCGTCTCTTTCCTCTTGTGTGCGGAGACAGCTCTACTTCAACCTGTCCGTGCTGGAAACAATGGAAGAGCTGACACTGGCTCAGCTGGAACTCTCCTTCCTTGGTGACCCCTATCCCTTCCCAGGTGTAGCCACAGTCTGCACTTTGTCCATCTGGAGTTTGGGGGAGCCCTCCAGCTCCAGACAGGAACTTGTGGCTTTGCAGTCCTTTCAATCACTGCGTGGCTCCCTTTACTTCAACCTCACTCATATCTCCAGAGCATGGAGACACCAGCACAGCAATCAGGGGGCATTCCTGGAGATAGGCAGCACCTCAATAAGGGATCACCAGGAGCTTCACCCAGCATGCAGCCGGATTGCCCAGGATCTGCGCATCTCCCTGTTGGTGGTCACTCTGAATCGGGAGAAATGCAAAGCGTCCAGAAGGAAGAGGAGCTCCTTTCAGCTGCCACTTGCGTTCAGCCGTGTCTGCAAACGTAGGAGGCTCCATATCCAGTTCAAAGATGTTGGTTGGCAACATTGGGTCATTGCCCCTCAGGGCTATATGGCCAACTATTGCCATGGGGACTGTCCTTACCCACTGAGTGAGAGCCTGAATGGTACCAACCACGCCATTCTGCAAACGCTAGTACATTCCACTGACCCCGGGCAAACCCCACAACCCTGCTGCGTCCCCATTAAGCTCTCCCCCATTTCCATGCTCTATTATGATAACAACGAGAATGTCGTTTTGCGCCATTATGATGATATGGTGGTGGATGAATGTGGTTGTAGGTAG